The DNA segment AGGTGGTTTAGTCACTTTCAACCTGGGAATTAACCACTATTGAAAGTTTAACTTGGGTTACTTGCGACTGTTAGACAGGAAGACCATGATGAACCAGGGGATGAAGCCTTGGGTTTAATATCATCACTCATGGGGgaaaataatcttgaaaaaGGTGGTGTGGGTTTATCAGAAGAGAGAATTTGTACATTTGGAGTCCCCGGAAAGTCATGTGAATTTGCGAGGagaatttgctttttgctttgtcaaGTGATGTGTTTTCTCAAAGTGGATTGGAATTCTTTAAATGATCTGAGACATCAGTATGTTCATATCTAACTCTGTAGTACAAGCTGCTGACaatcctctttcttttcaaggCTAGCGAGGCTCAGTCTCGCTACATAGAGCTTCTTACAAGATCAGGAGACTATTACAGATTCTTAAGCGAAATGTTGAAGAGCATGGAGGACTTGAAGGTAATCTGactctcttattttctttaccTTCTGTTACTACCACAGGTTAGCAAGCTATCACTGATCAAAGGCTTTCTGCTTATGTACAGTGCAAAACGCTCCACAAAACTAAATCCTGAGCTCAGTGGTGTCCAGTTAAGGAGGCATATAAGGAATTTCGTGCATCTTTTGTCAAAAAGCATAGTGCTTTGCAAAGTTACCTCCAATGTCATGTGTGAGGTGGAGAACACTTGCCTTCTTGGTAAATAGGAGGTGCTTATCACAGCATGCGAGAGATCCTTCTCTGCATCCATCACAGCCTTGACCTCAGTGAGAGTACAGTTACCTTGCTGCTGAAAACTTGCTCCTCATGGTTAAGAGGCCTCACCTTGTCTCGGGCCATATCTAAAGTGTTTTGAATGGAGTAACTCCTGATTTGATACAGCTCAGTGGAAACAGAGAGGCCCTTTTAAGAGGTCACACATATGGAATATGAAGCACCTGTGGAGGTTCTGAAGATGGCTATTCAATGCTTTGCTGGTGAACTCTTGGTACATCAGATTTCACTATCTGTATTGCATCTCCCTCCCCCCATCAAGTACCATTTCCCCTCTGAAAGTCATTATGCTGATTTCTGAATAAGGTTTGACTCTGGATAAATAAGGATTCCAGAGTTTGCCTTGATGGCATTAAATACAAAAGGATTTTGAGCTCTCAttcaagcagagaaaaaaatactttgtaagtTGTCAATATTAGAAATGTATATTGTATTGCACATGATGATTTTGAAACACTTGCCACAAGTGCTTATGcgggggtttttgtttgtttttttttttgctatgattttgcagatgaaaaacaCCAAAATTGAACTTCTGGAAGAAGAACTCAGGCTTGCCAGGGATTCAAATTCAGAGACAAGCAACAAACATAAATTCCTGGAACAAAATCTGCAGAAGTACCAGATGGACATTTCTCAGCTGAAGGCAAAGCTGATGAGTTTGGAGGAGATGAAAAGACAAGCTGAAATGGATGGAAATTCTGCTAAGCAAAACCTGGACAAATGCTATGCCCAAATAAAGGATCTAAATGACAGAATAACCAGGCTGACTTATGAGACTGaagatgagaaaaggaaaaggaagttgCTGGAGGATCGATATGAGCAGCAGAAGAATGACTATgaccagctgcagaaaacaagacaaaatgagaaagacagCCTTGGTTGGCAAAAATTAGAGTCTGAGAAGGTCATCAAGGAGAAGGAGTACGAGATAGAAAGATTAAGGGTTCTTCTTCAGGATGAAGGCACACGGAAGAGGGAATATGAAAATGAGCTGGCTAAGGTAAGAAACCAGTTTAGCGAGGAGATGAGTAATTTAAAGAACAAgtatgaaacagaaattaatattaagAAGACCACAATCCAGCAGATAGCTGCACAGAAAGATGATGATGCAAAAGGCCTCAGAGCCCAGGTTGACAGActgacaagagaaaacagagacCTTAAGGATGAGATTGTGAGGCTGAATGATGCCATTCTGCAAACCACAGATCAACGGAGGAGAGCAGAAGAAGATGCTCTTCAGCACAAGGCTTGCAGTTCTGAGGTGTCACAGCAAAAGCATCAGTTAGAGCTGGAGCTGAAACAGATCATTCAGCTTCGTGGTGAAGACAACTCAAGGTACAAGCAGGCTCTTGAGGAGGCTGCCTCGACTATTCAGGATAAAACTAAGGAGCTGGAAAGGCTAAAGGTGCAGCTTCAGGAAGAGGCTAAAAGCCGATGGGAACTTGAAAATGAATTGGCTAAGGTAAGGAACAGTTATGATGAGGAAATTATTAGTTTAAAGAACAAATATGAAACTGAGATTAATATCACAAAGACCACAATTCACCAGGTCACCATGCAAAAGGAAGAGGATACAAATAATTATAGAACACAGCTCGATAATGCCATGAGAGAAAATAGGAATTTGTGTGAGGAAATTAGGAGACTGAAGAATACAATAAGTCAGACAACAGATAATCTGCGGAAAATAGAAGAGAatgctcagcagcagaaggcagctggcTCAGAGCTTTCtcagaagaaacagcagctggagattGAGCTAAAACAAGTCATTCAGAGGCACTCGGACGAAAGCATGCGGTACAAACAGTCGCTTGATGATGCTTCTAAGACCattaaggaaagaaacaaagagattgaaaggctgagaaagttgTTGGATGTAGAAACAAGTCAGAGAAAAGAACTAGAGGATGAGAACAGTCAGTTAAAAAGAGTCCAGTTTGacctgcagaaagcaaacacGAGTGCTACCGAGACAATTAACAAGCTGAGGATCCAAGAGCAGGAACTGGCCAGACTGAAAATTGACTATGAAAGAGTTTCgcaagagaaaaaaggcaggGATCAAGAAAGTGCAAAGTTCCAGAACACTGTAAAAGACTTGCAGATTCAGAAACATAAGCTGGAGGAGGAACTTTGCaggcagaataaaaatgtaatggaGGAGACGTCCAGGAGGAAGAAACTGGAGGAGGAAATAGAAGGCATGAGGAGATCTCTCAGAGAGCAATCAGTTAAAATAACTAATCTCACACAGCAGATAGAGGAAGTGTCTATCGTAAAAAAGAGGAATGAAGATGATCTTAGACACCAAAGAGAAGTATTAGATGGTCATGTGAGAGAGAAACAGAGGTACATGGAGGAGATAAGAAAATACACATCTGATATTGAGACTTTACGCCGTCAGTTGGTCCAAGAACAGGAGCAATTAAAACAGGCTCACCTACGATACGAGCACTTACAGAAAAcctctgaggaaaaaagcaaaaacttgaACGAGTGCAAAATAGAAATTGAAAGGCTTCAGTCTCTCACCGAGAACCTAACCAAGGAACACTTGTTACTGGAGGAAGAGCTGCGAAATGTTAGATTGGAGTACGATGACATCAGAATGGTCAGAAATGAAGTTGATGAGAAAAATACTGCCATTGCTGAACTAAAGAATCAGCTTCAGATGAGCAGCAAGCAAACCCTGGAACTTCAGGGGTTGATTAATgatttacagaaagaaagggaaaaattgaGACAGGAAATTGAAAAATTCCAAAAGCAAGCTCTAGAGGTATTCACACATATTTTGATCCCAGCTTTACTGTCTCTCAGATATATAATTAACTGCAGTGTCCATTTGAATCGACTTAATTCACACTTCGCTGTTTAAGTTCACTGTACTTGTAACTAATACCCCTTTATGGCTCTTCCCgttgttcatttttaaacaaaaatggcAGGATTTGGCCACTTTCTTAGCCTCTTTGTGGGAGCTGTGCTAGGGAGCCGTAAGCTGTCCTACTGTCTAGATGAGCCTTGCCCTCAACCCTTGCCCCAGGAGAAACCCTGGGTCTGTGCCAGTCTCCACCAAACCATTCTAGGGGAAGATGAGAGTACACGGAGTACCACTGTGCTTTAGCTGTAccctgctggctggctgcttcCCCGGGCTCTTTCAGCCAGGATGGGTTAAAGCAGTCCTTTGAGGTTGACCTGGGTGCTGTCACAAACTAAACCAGCTAAAAACCCCAGAACCAACAAGCTGTCAAAGTGCTGCTTAGCTAGGTAAGGCGTTTACTACAGGTGAGGATTAAAGATCATGTTGTCAGCTGTACTTAAGGTACTTAGAGCCTACATTTCATTGACTGTTTGGGACATTTATGTTCCTAAGTCACTAAGGGCATTTGCAAACTTTACTACTGGCCCTTATTTCTTAAACTTGAGGTGACAGCATAAAcaagttaaagaaaacattttttcgTGTTTCATTCTTCTGCCTGGTTTCTTGTCCGGAGATCtactgttttaaatatatgcaaGTGAGCACTTGTGAAAAcacttctttgcttttccctaaCTTGccctttgtatttcttttcttgttcccATTCTCAGCTGTTCTTCCctttattcagtttttctttattttaaaaatcttaatactgatttttaagaaaatattaacatttaGGATTTTCTGACATCTGTGCATGATATGCATGTATTACAAATATATAAACTTGTATTCAGTTTCACATGGACTGCATACAGATGTGCATGCTTGTAGGTGTTTGTGTACGTGTATAAATATATGAAGACCTTAAGTGAATTAAAATGTAGAACAACACAGGTAAAATTGTTCGGAGTAACGTGATActaacaggaaagcaaaaattgGGTCCTATTTATCCATGTATGACCAGTGCTTAGATGGTGCAAATTCACCCAGGTGAGCAGGACTACGCCAGGGTACATCTGCTGAGCATCAGGCTTTTAATGAGTCTTGCGTGCTCTTTGTATGTGTACTATGAAAAGTATTAGACAGTTATAAAAAGCTAACTAAATCAGCAGAAAATCAAGACTATGGGTAACAGAATGGAGTTGCTGTCAATGCCAGAGGTGCTGTCAGTGAAGGGACAAGGTACCTTCACTGGTTTATGTGTATCCATGGTCTTGGGTAAGGCACTGCTGTGACTAGAATGTTTTCCGGTGGCAGTTTGCTGCAGGTTAAATGGCAGGCTAAAGATCGTTGTAAGTGGAAAGCATAAGTCTAACCAGCGTAACCTCTAACCATCCTCTCttggtttatttcttctttaaaattgtAGGCATCCAATAGGATTCAAGAATCCAAAAATCAGTATAGTCACATTATGCAAGAAAGAGAAACCTTGCTGATAAAAATGAGTGCTTTGGAGCAAGAcaaagccaggctgcagagaTTAGAAGAGGAGCTGAACCGTTTGAAAGTTACCCTGGAATCAGAGTCTCGTTTGAAGCAACGCCTGGAAAGTGAGAAGCAACAAATCCTGAATGACCTCAATCAGTGGAAGAGCCAGCACTCCCGGACAGAGGAATCCATAAGGAAGATCCAgtgtgagagagagaagagtGAGAGGGAGAAGAACACCCTGCGGAGTGAGATTGAAAGGCTGCAGATGGAGATCAAACGGATTGAGGAGAGATACAGGTGCAGACTGGAAGAGACGGCTGTCAAAAACCAGTCGGAGTTGGAGTCCGAGCGTCTCAGGCTGCAAAGAGAGATTGAGAAACTCAAGCAACGCCCGTATGGGTCCCACAGATCTACGCAGACCGAGGAAGACTTTTGTATTGATGCCTCCAAGTTGCTGTTCAGTGGGCTGCGGAAGAAGATCACAGCGATGCAGCTGTATGAGTGTCAACTGATAGACAAACTCACACTGGATAAGCTGCTGAAGGGGCAGAGGTCAGTGGAAGAAGTCGCGGCTGACATTGAGCCCTACCTCAAAGGGGCAGGTGCTATTGCAGGGGTGTCTCTTTCACCCAGACAAAAGTACTCTTTTGTTGAGGCCAAACGGAACCAGCTCCTTACAGCAGAAAACGCGGTCCTGCTCTTAGAAGCCCAGGCAGCAACAGGAGGTGTGATAGACCCACACCGAAATGAGATGTTAACTGTGGACAGTGCTATCGCCAGAGATCTGATCGACTTTGATGACAGAGAACAAATCTATACAGCAGAAAAGGCTATTACAGGATTTAAAGATCCTTTCTCAGGCAAAACTGTGCCAGTATCTGAAGCCATCAAGAAAAACCTGGTTGACAGAGAAACTGGGATTCGTCTGCTTGAAGCCCAGCTGGCTGTAGGAGGCATTGTTGATCCTGTCAACAGTGTTTTCCTACCCAAAGATATAGCTTTATCTCGCGGGTTGATTGACAAAGACCTCTACAGGATCCTAAACAACTGCCAGGGCACTACAAAGAACTTCATTGATCCCACCACCAAAAAGGCAGTCACTTACatgcagctgaaggaaaaatgtaggATTGAACCACACACTGGTCTGCTCCTCCTCCCAGTGCAGAAGAGGAGTATGTCATTCCAAGGGATCAGGCAGCCTGTCTCAGCAGATGCACTGCTTGAGGCTGGAATTATTAAGGAATCCACAAGGAATGACTTGGAAAGAGGTGCCATTACAGTGGAAGAAGTGAGCGAGAGAATTATTGATTTCCTTCAGGGCTCTAGCTGTATTGCGGGTATCTACAATGAGGCTACTAAAGAGAAACTTGGCATTTACCAGGCTATGAAAATAGGTTTGGTTAGACCAGGGACAGCCCTTGAACTCCTAGAAGCCCAGGCAGCCACAGGGTTCATAGTGGATCCTGTCAGCAACGTGAGGCTGCCTGTTGAGGAAGCTTACAAAAGAGGCCTTGTTGGAattgaatttaaagaaaaacttctctCTGCTGAAAGAGCTGTCACCGGGTACAAAGACCCAGAAACTGGAAACATCATTTCTCTGTTTCAAGCCATGAACAAAGAGCTCATAGAGAGAGGCCATGGCATTCGTTTGCTGGAGGCCCAGATTGCTACCGGAGGAATCATTGACCCCAAAGAGAGCTACCGCTTGCCAGTAGAGACAGCCTACAAGCGTGGCTACTTCAATGAAGAGCTCAACCAGATCCTTAGTGATCCAAGTGATGACACCAAAGGGTTCTTTGATCCCAACACAGAGGAGAATTTGACCTACTTGCAGCTGAAAGAAAGGTGCATAAAGGACGAAGCAACAGGGCTCTGCCTTCTGCCCCTGAGAGAGAAGAAGAAGGTGGTGCACACCTCACAGAAGAACACGCTTAGGAAGCGCCGGGTTGTCATTGTAGATCCAGAAACAAACAGGGAAATGTCCGTGCAGGAGGCGTACAGCAAAGGCCTCATAGATTATGACACCTATACAGAACTAGCCGAACAGGAGTGTGAGTGGGAAGAAATAACTATTACAGGATCAGATGGCAGCAGTAGAGTAGTCCTGGTCGACAGAAAAACAGGTAGCCAGTATGACATCCAAGATGCTATTGATAAAGGTCTGGTTGAGAGGAAGTTTTTTGACCAGTACCGTTCTGGCAGTTTGAGCCTGACGCAGTTTGCAGACATGATTTCCTGCCGGAACGGCACTGACGAGGTGTTCCGGCACGAGTCGGTGACTCGGTCTCCTACAGTGCTGAGTGTCAGGAGTTCTTCTTCACTGATCAGGAGCGGTTCTTTCTCAGAGACCCCAGAAGAGTGCAGTCCTATTGCAGCCATATTTGACACAGAAAACTTGGAGAAAATCTCCATTTCAGAAGCTATACAGCGAGGCATCGTGGATAGCATCACTGGGCAGCGGTTACTTGAAGCCCAGGCTTGTACAGGGGGCATAATATGCCCTACCACAGGCCAGCGGCTTTCGCTTCAGGAAGCTGCCAGTCAGGGCATCATTGACCAGGATATGGCCACGCGCCTCAAACCAGCTCAGAAGGCCTTCATAGGGTTTGAAGGCATAAAGGGAGGACGCAAGAGGAtgtcagcagctgaagcagtgaaggaaaaatgGTTGCCTTATGAGGCTGGGCAGCGGTTCCTTGAATTCCAGTACCTCACCGGAGGTCTTGTGGACCCTGAAGTGCGTGGAAGAATAAGTACTGAAGAAGCCATTAGGAATGGATTGATTGATGGTCGTGCTGCCCAGAAATTGCAAGACATGAACAGCTATCCCAAAATCCTGACCTGCCCCAAGACCAAACTGAAAATATCCTACAAAGATGCAATGAATCGGTCAATGGTGGAAGACATCACTGGGCTTAAACTCTTGGAAGCAGCCTCCGTTTCATCAAAAGGCATATCCAGTCCCTACAATGTCTCCTCAGCACCTGGCTCTCGCTCTGGCTCTCGCTCTGGCTCACGTTCAGGCTCACGCAGTGGGTCTAGGAGAGGAAGTTTTGATGCATCAGCAAGCTCTTCATATTCTTACTCGTACTCAACCTTCAGCAGTGGGTCTATTGGGCGCTAATAACAAGTGGGAAAATATGTCTGCGTTTTAATATCATTTAGATTATTCTGTGTCccctttcctaaaaaaaaaaaagcaaccaactaaacccaaaacaacaacaaagtaaCCCAAAGCAAAACCCTTAAGTCTCCTGGGTATGTTCAACTTCTCATctgaaaaagctgtaaaatgttTGAATGCAAATTTATGGAATATATATTAGGGGGGTGCAAAAAGCCGTAATTGTGAATTTT comes from the Falco rusticolus isolate bFalRus1 chromosome 3, bFalRus1.pri, whole genome shotgun sequence genome and includes:
- the LOC119145220 gene encoding desmoplakin isoform X2 — protein: MSINGGSHPRINTLGRMARAESGTDLRYEMSSHVVGGGGGGGTHTHKTYYYQKTYGGDYASDGYGQNGTCTVSRRQNTIQELLQNCSDCLMRAELIVQPELKYGDGVQIRGNRDLEECFAQANDQMDVLDGLIREMRQMGQPCDMYQKRLLQLQEQMRALYKAISVPRARRASSKGGGCYSSQSGSGWDEYTKRVTSECLNWMRHQKAEMELVKWGFDAASIEQQIGDHRRTHNAIGDYRWHLDKVKTDLREKAAVHQLEEEYEGLLKYSFERMDQLRQFQNLIQATSREIMWINDCEEEELLYDWSDRNTDIARKQEAFSKRMSELELKEKELNKLKQESDQLVLNQHPASDKIEAYMDTLQTQWSWILQITKCIDVHLKENAAYFQFFEEAQATECYLKNLQDSIRKKFICDKSMSLQSLLEQIKELENERERILEYKRQVQSLVNKSKKIVQLKPRNPDYRSNKPIILKALCDYKQDLKTVRKGDECILKDNNERSKWLVTGPGGVDMLVPSVSLIIPPPNPLAVDLATKIEQYYEAILALWNQLYINMKSLVSWHYCMIDIEKIRAMTIAKLKTMRKEDYQKIITDLEIHYQEFLRNSQGSEMFGDEDKRKIQTQFTDAQKHYQTLIIQLPNQPRQPQPVIPTESCPVGSSNTIIVNERNREHDKQEAWLLMELQKLRRQIEASEIQMVQRAPLGVDQGAVHDFSVRIKDLEGVQNDSQIMAETLNKHKDLLPNFRGCEKYVYLQSEINALFQKLENINGVSAGYLDSLNALRCLLQIILQTEDVIRVFEVRLSEEETVPLDLDKVEAYRACLKKMKADLNMKKSLLNALENELQKTLQIHSQSCQSYTLYDMDIGKFCDKVTQLIDRWQRADKQIDNRSWDLERQIKQLKTYRDLYQALCKWICDAKRRQDSIESTKLCDCNTIMRYLHDQKNLHSEICGKRDKVEELLKHADQCSAAIKDYELQVASYSSGLETLLNIPIKKSVVQSPAVLILQEASEAQSRYIELLTRSGDYYRFLSEMLKSMEDLKMKNTKIELLEEELRLARDSNSETSNKHKFLEQNLQKYQMDISQLKAKLMSLEEMKRQAEMDGNSAKQNLDKCYAQIKDLNDRITRLTYETEDEKRKRKLLEDRYEQQKNDYDQLQKTRQNEKDSLGWQKLESEKVIKEKEYEIERLRVLLQDEGTRKREYENELAKVRNQFSEEMSNLKNKYETEINIKKTTIQQIAAQKDDDAKGLRAQVDRLTRENRDLKDEIVRLNDAILQTTDQRRRAEEDALQHKACSSEVSQQKHQLELELKQIIQLRGEDNSRYKQALEEAASTIQDKTKELERLKVQLQEEAKSRWELENELAKASNRIQESKNQYSHIMQERETLLIKMSALEQDKARLQRLEEELNRLKVTLESESRLKQRLESEKQQILNDLNQWKSQHSRTEESIRKIQCEREKSEREKNTLRSEIERLQMEIKRIEERYRCRLEETAVKNQSELESERLRLQREIEKLKQRPYGSHRSTQTEEDFCIDASKLLFSGLRKKITAMQLYECQLIDKLTLDKLLKGQRSVEEVAADIEPYLKGAGAIAGVSLSPRQKYSFVEAKRNQLLTAENAVLLLEAQAATGGVIDPHRNEMLTVDSAIARDLIDFDDREQIYTAEKAITGFKDPFSGKTVPVSEAIKKNLVDRETGIRLLEAQLAVGGIVDPVNSVFLPKDIALSRGLIDKDLYRILNNCQGTTKNFIDPTTKKAVTYMQLKEKCRIEPHTGLLLLPVQKRSMSFQGIRQPVSADALLEAGIIKESTRNDLERGAITVEEVSERIIDFLQGSSCIAGIYNEATKEKLGIYQAMKIGLVRPGTALELLEAQAATGFIVDPVSNVRLPVEEAYKRGLVGIEFKEKLLSAERAVTGYKDPETGNIISLFQAMNKELIERGHGIRLLEAQIATGGIIDPKESYRLPVETAYKRGYFNEELNQILSDPSDDTKGFFDPNTEENLTYLQLKERCIKDEATGLCLLPLREKKKVVHTSQKNTLRKRRVVIVDPETNREMSVQEAYSKGLIDYDTYTELAEQECEWEEITITGSDGSSRVVLVDRKTGSQYDIQDAIDKGLVERKFFDQYRSGSLSLTQFADMISCRNGTDEVFRHESVTRSPTVLSVRSSSSLIRSGSFSETPEECSPIAAIFDTENLEKISISEAIQRGIVDSITGQRLLEAQACTGGIICPTTGQRLSLQEAASQGIIDQDMATRLKPAQKAFIGFEGIKGGRKRMSAAEAVKEKWLPYEAGQRFLEFQYLTGGLVDPEVRGRISTEEAIRNGLIDGRAAQKLQDMNSYPKILTCPKTKLKISYKDAMNRSMVEDITGLKLLEAASVSSKGISSPYNVSSAPGSRSGSRSGSRSGSRSGSRRGSFDASASSSYSYSYSTFSSGSIGR
- the LOC119145220 gene encoding desmoplakin isoform X1, encoding MSINGGSHPRINTLGRMARAESGTDLRYEMSSHVVGGGGGGGTHTHKTYYYQKTYGGDYASDGYGQNGTCTVSRRQNTIQELLQNCSDCLMRAELIVQPELKYGDGVQIRGNRDLEECFAQANDQMDVLDGLIREMRQMGQPCDMYQKRLLQLQEQMRALYKAISVPRARRASSKGGGCYSSQSGSGWDEYTKRVTSECLNWMRHQKAEMELVKWGFDAASIEQQIGDHRRTHNAIGDYRWHLDKVKTDLREKAAVHQLEEEYEGLLKYSFERMDQLRQFQNLIQATSREIMWINDCEEEELLYDWSDRNTDIARKQEAFSKRMSELELKEKELNKLKQESDQLVLNQHPASDKIEAYMDTLQTQWSWILQITKCIDVHLKENAAYFQFFEEAQATECYLKNLQDSIRKKFICDKSMSLQSLLEQIKELENERERILEYKRQVQSLVNKSKKIVQLKPRNPDYRSNKPIILKALCDYKQDLKTVRKGDECILKDNNERSKWLVTGPGGVDMLVPSVSLIIPPPNPLAVDLATKIEQYYEAILALWNQLYINMKSLVSWHYCMIDIEKIRAMTIAKLKTMRKEDYQKIITDLEIHYQEFLRNSQGSEMFGDEDKRKIQTQFTDAQKHYQTLIIQLPNQPRQPQPVIPTESCPVGSSNTIIVNERNREHDKQEAWLLMELQKLRRQIEASEIQMVQRAPLGVDQGAVHDFSVRIKDLEGVQNDSQIMAETLNKHKDLLPNFRGCEKYVYLQSEINALFQKLENINGVSAGYLDSLNALRCLLQIILQTEDVIRVFEVRLSEEETVPLDLDKVEAYRACLKKMKADLNMKKSLLNALENELQKTLQIHSQSCQSYTLYDMDIGKFCDKVTQLIDRWQRADKQIDNRSWDLERQIKQLKTYRDLYQALCKWICDAKRRQDSIESTKLCDCNTIMRYLHDQKNLHSEICGKRDKVEELLKHADQCSAAIKDYELQVASYSSGLETLLNIPIKKSVVQSPAVLILQEASEAQSRYIELLTRSGDYYRFLSEMLKSMEDLKMKNTKIELLEEELRLARDSNSETSNKHKFLEQNLQKYQMDISQLKAKLMSLEEMKRQAEMDGNSAKQNLDKCYAQIKDLNDRITRLTYETEDEKRKRKLLEDRYEQQKNDYDQLQKTRQNEKDSLGWQKLESEKVIKEKEYEIERLRVLLQDEGTRKREYENELAKVRNQFSEEMSNLKNKYETEINIKKTTIQQIAAQKDDDAKGLRAQVDRLTRENRDLKDEIVRLNDAILQTTDQRRRAEEDALQHKACSSEVSQQKHQLELELKQIIQLRGEDNSRYKQALEEAASTIQDKTKELERLKVQLQEEAKSRWELENELAKVRNSYDEEIISLKNKYETEINITKTTIHQVTMQKEEDTNNYRTQLDNAMRENRNLCEEIRRLKNTISQTTDNLRKIEENAQQQKAAGSELSQKKQQLEIELKQVIQRHSDESMRYKQSLDDASKTIKERNKEIERLRKLLDVETSQRKELEDENSQLKRVQFDLQKANTSATETINKLRIQEQELARLKIDYERVSQEKKGRDQESAKFQNTVKDLQIQKHKLEEELCRQNKNVMEETSRRKKLEEEIEGMRRSLREQSVKITNLTQQIEEVSIVKKRNEDDLRHQREVLDGHVREKQRYMEEIRKYTSDIETLRRQLVQEQEQLKQAHLRYEHLQKTSEEKSKNLNECKIEIERLQSLTENLTKEHLLLEEELRNVRLEYDDIRMVRNEVDEKNTAIAELKNQLQMSSKQTLELQGLINDLQKEREKLRQEIEKFQKQALEASNRIQESKNQYSHIMQERETLLIKMSALEQDKARLQRLEEELNRLKVTLESESRLKQRLESEKQQILNDLNQWKSQHSRTEESIRKIQCEREKSEREKNTLRSEIERLQMEIKRIEERYRCRLEETAVKNQSELESERLRLQREIEKLKQRPYGSHRSTQTEEDFCIDASKLLFSGLRKKITAMQLYECQLIDKLTLDKLLKGQRSVEEVAADIEPYLKGAGAIAGVSLSPRQKYSFVEAKRNQLLTAENAVLLLEAQAATGGVIDPHRNEMLTVDSAIARDLIDFDDREQIYTAEKAITGFKDPFSGKTVPVSEAIKKNLVDRETGIRLLEAQLAVGGIVDPVNSVFLPKDIALSRGLIDKDLYRILNNCQGTTKNFIDPTTKKAVTYMQLKEKCRIEPHTGLLLLPVQKRSMSFQGIRQPVSADALLEAGIIKESTRNDLERGAITVEEVSERIIDFLQGSSCIAGIYNEATKEKLGIYQAMKIGLVRPGTALELLEAQAATGFIVDPVSNVRLPVEEAYKRGLVGIEFKEKLLSAERAVTGYKDPETGNIISLFQAMNKELIERGHGIRLLEAQIATGGIIDPKESYRLPVETAYKRGYFNEELNQILSDPSDDTKGFFDPNTEENLTYLQLKERCIKDEATGLCLLPLREKKKVVHTSQKNTLRKRRVVIVDPETNREMSVQEAYSKGLIDYDTYTELAEQECEWEEITITGSDGSSRVVLVDRKTGSQYDIQDAIDKGLVERKFFDQYRSGSLSLTQFADMISCRNGTDEVFRHESVTRSPTVLSVRSSSSLIRSGSFSETPEECSPIAAIFDTENLEKISISEAIQRGIVDSITGQRLLEAQACTGGIICPTTGQRLSLQEAASQGIIDQDMATRLKPAQKAFIGFEGIKGGRKRMSAAEAVKEKWLPYEAGQRFLEFQYLTGGLVDPEVRGRISTEEAIRNGLIDGRAAQKLQDMNSYPKILTCPKTKLKISYKDAMNRSMVEDITGLKLLEAASVSSKGISSPYNVSSAPGSRSGSRSGSRSGSRSGSRRGSFDASASSSYSYSYSTFSSGSIGR